Proteins from one Salmo salar chromosome ssa07, Ssal_v3.1, whole genome shotgun sequence genomic window:
- the LOC106609535 gene encoding zinc finger protein ZFMSA12A isoform X2 — MSAFMWQVAQQRAIKHYGKLEEFVTVVTQTVPELMTDRQRTLLILGLRARVNPVSLRTLLYRIKSSQHAQSNDAGMESPEANFAKLTQSLIIDPVEREHFVQVVFPEEFRPDFDQVLQELVCDFLTRLEELLTLPDFKQTALLLSAGSSGLDECLQSFSHSEDLQFLLQNYKQCRTLYTNISSSDIPQESDIESDAFPDQLNRTNLDTGVGMRTGIQSRDCQRMELASHLVEMGSTRDIIGCDETCDEGNEDDIDVEDDPKQKRAGSGLSPTSIMQGGDTDTVAGVSFQVLTPLSSASNECAPSTSSSSHMNIFHQCPQCGKCFNYQSQLVQHQQIHCGDNPYKCSNCGNRFKFFTSLSNHKRMQCVGTAFSCLKCWREFGSLREKLRHQCPHNEVMYICPQSGKSFKTPQQQPFQCRHCAMAFSEMDQLHAHEKIHGIPQTLDCHTCGITFSNLPSLVHHVEAHKRSDLRPSSHLPKKKKGLQLPKTHHCHQCGKSFVTNRRLKDHVRTHLNYRPFPCSYCGKCFTQKGNLNVHIRIHTGERPYMCSVCGKTFQSAGNLQVHQRFHTGEKPYQCKECDKRFTKSSHLVVHMRGHTGERPFTCNECGRSFIRKTCLKKHLLVHSGQKPYSRPRCPNNSKRSSQPSYQMKENPTNATAMTGHATAMAGHAAAMAGHVAAVAGHVAVPAIYHDSLNIKMLAHVGMSRGYAMERLGGGPSNC; from the exons ATGTCTGCATTTATGTGGCAGGTAGCGCAACAGAGGGCCATCAAGCACTATGGAAAATTAGAGGAGTTTGTGACCGTGGTAACACAAACTGTCCCCGAACttatgactgacagacagaggacccTCCTTATTTTGGGTCTGAGAGCAAGG gtaaaccctgtcagtcTCCGGACTCTCCTTTATAGAATAAAGTCTTCTCAACATGCACAG TCCAATGATGCAGGCATGGAATCACCTGAAGCTAACTTTGCCAAGCTCACCCAAAGCTTGATTATAGACCCGGTTGAGCGTGAACACTTCGTCCAA GTGGTGTTTCCTGAAGAATTCAGACCTGATTTTGACCAAGTGCTTCAGGAACTGGTCTGTGACTTCCTCACTCGGCTGGAAGAGCTGCTTACACTACCAGACTTTAAGCAG ACTGCATTGTTGCTGAGTGCTGGCTCCTCTGGCCTGGATGAATGCCTGCAGTCTTTCTCTCACTCAGAAGATCTCCAGTTTCTGCTCCAGAATTACAAACAATGCAGAACATTGTACACAAACA TCTCCTCCTCTGACATTCCTCAGGAATCAGATATTGAATCCGATGCCTTCCCTGACCAGTTAAACCGTACCAATCTGGACACTGGTGTGGGGATGAGGACTGGGATACAAAGCAGAGACTGCCAAAGGATGGAGTTGGCATCACATTTAGTGGAAATGGGGAGCACAAGAGATATTATAGGCTGCGATGAAACCTGTGATGAAGGGAATGAAGATGATATTGATGTAGAGGACGACCCAAAACAGAAAAG GGCTGGTTCTGGTCTTTCTCCTACCAGTATCATGCAAGGTGGTGATACAG ACACTGTTGCAGGGGTATCGTTTCAGGTGTTGACTCCCCTTTCTTCAGCTTCAAATGAGTGTGCCCCATCTACTTCCAGTTCATCACACATGAACATTTTCCACCAGTGTCCTCAGTGTGGGAAGTGCTTTAATTATCAGTCTCAACTTGTCCAACACCAGCAAATTCACTGTGGGGATAATCCATACAAGTGCTCCAACTGCGGGAATAGATTCAAATTCTTTACAAGTCTGTCAAACCATAAGAGGATGCAATGTGTGGGCACTGCCTTTAGCTGCCTGAAGTGCTGGAGAGAGTTTGGTTCTCTGCGTGAGAAATTGAGACACCAGTGTCCGCACAACGAAGTCATGTACATCTGTCCACAGAGCGGGAAGAGTTTTAAGACGCCACAGCAACAACCATTCCAGTGCCGTCATTGCGCAATGGCCTTTTCCGAAATGGATCAACTGCATGCTCACGAAAAAATTCACGGAATCCCCCAAACTCTTGACTGTCACACATGTGGAATTACCTTCAGCAACTTGCCCAGCCTCGTGCACCACGTGGAAGCCCACAAGAGGTCGGATCTGAGGCCATCGTCGCACCTTCCAAAGAAGAAGAAAGGATTGCAGCTTCCGAAAACTCACCATTGTCACCAATGTGGAAAGTCCTTTGTAACAAACCGACGCCTTAAGGATCACGTGCGCACTCATTTGAATTATCGTCCCTTCCCCTGCTCCTACTGTGGAAAATGTTTCACTCAGAAAGGTAATCTCAATGTGCACATAAGGATCCACACAGGGGAGAGACCCTACATGTGCTCTGTGTGTGGGAAGACCTTTCAGTCAGCAGGGAATCTGCAGGTACACCAGCGCTTTCACACTGGGGAGAAACCCTACCAATGCAAAGAGTGTGACAAACGTTTTACTAAGTCGAGCCATTTAGTCGTCCACATGCGTGGGCATACTGGAGAGCGTCCTTTCACTTGTAATGAATGTGGAAGGAGTTTTATCCGGAAAACTTGCTTAAAGAAACATTTGCTAGTTCATTCAGGGCAGAAGCCTTATTCACGGCCTCGTTGCCCAAATAATTCCAAGCGCAGTTCACAACCAAGCTATCAAATGAAGGAGAATCCTACTAATGCCACTGCCATGACTGGACATGCGACTGCCATGGCTGGACATGCGGCCGCGATGGCTGGACATGTGGCCGCCGTGGCTGGACATGTGGCCGTACCAGCAATCTATCATGACAGCCTTAACATAAAAATGTTGGCACATGTTGGCATGTCCCGAGGCTATGCCATGGAGAGGCTAGGAGGTGGTCCTTCAAATTGTTGA
- the LOC106609535 gene encoding zinc finger protein ZFMSA12A isoform X1, which translates to MRRSLAKVAKILIGTWAIMDSPIPLSSLRLLVPPLRLMSAFMWQVAQQRAIKHYGKLEEFVTVVTQTVPELMTDRQRTLLILGLRARVNPVSLRTLLYRIKSSQHAQSNDAGMESPEANFAKLTQSLIIDPVEREHFVQVVFPEEFRPDFDQVLQELVCDFLTRLEELLTLPDFKQTALLLSAGSSGLDECLQSFSHSEDLQFLLQNYKQCRTLYTNISSSDIPQESDIESDAFPDQLNRTNLDTGVGMRTGIQSRDCQRMELASHLVEMGSTRDIIGCDETCDEGNEDDIDVEDDPKQKRAGSGLSPTSIMQGGDTDTVAGVSFQVLTPLSSASNECAPSTSSSSHMNIFHQCPQCGKCFNYQSQLVQHQQIHCGDNPYKCSNCGNRFKFFTSLSNHKRMQCVGTAFSCLKCWREFGSLREKLRHQCPHNEVMYICPQSGKSFKTPQQQPFQCRHCAMAFSEMDQLHAHEKIHGIPQTLDCHTCGITFSNLPSLVHHVEAHKRSDLRPSSHLPKKKKGLQLPKTHHCHQCGKSFVTNRRLKDHVRTHLNYRPFPCSYCGKCFTQKGNLNVHIRIHTGERPYMCSVCGKTFQSAGNLQVHQRFHTGEKPYQCKECDKRFTKSSHLVVHMRGHTGERPFTCNECGRSFIRKTCLKKHLLVHSGQKPYSRPRCPNNSKRSSQPSYQMKENPTNATAMTGHATAMAGHAAAMAGHVAAVAGHVAVPAIYHDSLNIKMLAHVGMSRGYAMERLGGGPSNC; encoded by the exons ATGCGGCGCTCACTAGCAAAGGTAGCTAAGATACTGATTGGCACATGGGCCATAATGG ATTCCCCCATTCCGCTCTCCTCCCTGCGCCTTTTGGTTCCACCTCTACGGCTGATGTCTGCATTTATGTGGCAGGTAGCGCAACAGAGGGCCATCAAGCACTATGGAAAATTAGAGGAGTTTGTGACCGTGGTAACACAAACTGTCCCCGAACttatgactgacagacagaggacccTCCTTATTTTGGGTCTGAGAGCAAGG gtaaaccctgtcagtcTCCGGACTCTCCTTTATAGAATAAAGTCTTCTCAACATGCACAG TCCAATGATGCAGGCATGGAATCACCTGAAGCTAACTTTGCCAAGCTCACCCAAAGCTTGATTATAGACCCGGTTGAGCGTGAACACTTCGTCCAA GTGGTGTTTCCTGAAGAATTCAGACCTGATTTTGACCAAGTGCTTCAGGAACTGGTCTGTGACTTCCTCACTCGGCTGGAAGAGCTGCTTACACTACCAGACTTTAAGCAG ACTGCATTGTTGCTGAGTGCTGGCTCCTCTGGCCTGGATGAATGCCTGCAGTCTTTCTCTCACTCAGAAGATCTCCAGTTTCTGCTCCAGAATTACAAACAATGCAGAACATTGTACACAAACA TCTCCTCCTCTGACATTCCTCAGGAATCAGATATTGAATCCGATGCCTTCCCTGACCAGTTAAACCGTACCAATCTGGACACTGGTGTGGGGATGAGGACTGGGATACAAAGCAGAGACTGCCAAAGGATGGAGTTGGCATCACATTTAGTGGAAATGGGGAGCACAAGAGATATTATAGGCTGCGATGAAACCTGTGATGAAGGGAATGAAGATGATATTGATGTAGAGGACGACCCAAAACAGAAAAG GGCTGGTTCTGGTCTTTCTCCTACCAGTATCATGCAAGGTGGTGATACAG ACACTGTTGCAGGGGTATCGTTTCAGGTGTTGACTCCCCTTTCTTCAGCTTCAAATGAGTGTGCCCCATCTACTTCCAGTTCATCACACATGAACATTTTCCACCAGTGTCCTCAGTGTGGGAAGTGCTTTAATTATCAGTCTCAACTTGTCCAACACCAGCAAATTCACTGTGGGGATAATCCATACAAGTGCTCCAACTGCGGGAATAGATTCAAATTCTTTACAAGTCTGTCAAACCATAAGAGGATGCAATGTGTGGGCACTGCCTTTAGCTGCCTGAAGTGCTGGAGAGAGTTTGGTTCTCTGCGTGAGAAATTGAGACACCAGTGTCCGCACAACGAAGTCATGTACATCTGTCCACAGAGCGGGAAGAGTTTTAAGACGCCACAGCAACAACCATTCCAGTGCCGTCATTGCGCAATGGCCTTTTCCGAAATGGATCAACTGCATGCTCACGAAAAAATTCACGGAATCCCCCAAACTCTTGACTGTCACACATGTGGAATTACCTTCAGCAACTTGCCCAGCCTCGTGCACCACGTGGAAGCCCACAAGAGGTCGGATCTGAGGCCATCGTCGCACCTTCCAAAGAAGAAGAAAGGATTGCAGCTTCCGAAAACTCACCATTGTCACCAATGTGGAAAGTCCTTTGTAACAAACCGACGCCTTAAGGATCACGTGCGCACTCATTTGAATTATCGTCCCTTCCCCTGCTCCTACTGTGGAAAATGTTTCACTCAGAAAGGTAATCTCAATGTGCACATAAGGATCCACACAGGGGAGAGACCCTACATGTGCTCTGTGTGTGGGAAGACCTTTCAGTCAGCAGGGAATCTGCAGGTACACCAGCGCTTTCACACTGGGGAGAAACCCTACCAATGCAAAGAGTGTGACAAACGTTTTACTAAGTCGAGCCATTTAGTCGTCCACATGCGTGGGCATACTGGAGAGCGTCCTTTCACTTGTAATGAATGTGGAAGGAGTTTTATCCGGAAAACTTGCTTAAAGAAACATTTGCTAGTTCATTCAGGGCAGAAGCCTTATTCACGGCCTCGTTGCCCAAATAATTCCAAGCGCAGTTCACAACCAAGCTATCAAATGAAGGAGAATCCTACTAATGCCACTGCCATGACTGGACATGCGACTGCCATGGCTGGACATGCGGCCGCGATGGCTGGACATGTGGCCGCCGTGGCTGGACATGTGGCCGTACCAGCAATCTATCATGACAGCCTTAACATAAAAATGTTGGCACATGTTGGCATGTCCCGAGGCTATGCCATGGAGAGGCTAGGAGGTGGTCCTTCAAATTGTTGA
- the LOC106609536 gene encoding globoside alpha-1,3-N-acetylgalactosaminyltransferase 1, with product MRFFTNIRPSITLPLLGILLLGVLVLTYCYSSFSEMKNKDVRILEVLGLCQQDPVNFRRENWSCRTRDMLSPQGLLYKQPSVLKGRTNVLTVTPWLAPIVWEGTFNPLIVDSIYKPMHLSIATTVFAVGKYVRFLRDFLETAEKHFMVDFKVHYYIFTDRREDVPAVVLAPGRNVTIIPVPGSNRWQEISSRRMEMIQTTIENQIGKEADYIFCLDVDTKFHGRWGAETLSRLVATIHPGYYEQTHEHYPYERRLASRAYIPAGEGDYYYGGATIAGYVGDVHKLAKYCREQLEADAANSIEATWQEESHLNRYLLYNKPTKILSPEYLWQDFKAKTNEVQIIRFSQVNKNYAEVRPNVKKRK from the exons ATGCGTTTTTTCACAAATATCCGTCCTTCCATCACTCTGCCACTTCTTGGAATCCTACTTTTGGG AGTCCTGGTTTTAACATATTGTTACTCATCATTTAG TGAGATGAAAAATAAGGACGTCAGAATTCTAGAAGTTTTGGG GTTGTGTCAGCAGGACCCTGTCAATTTCAGGCGGGAAAACTGGAGTTGTAGGACCCGGGACATGCTGTCCCCACAGGG ACTCCTGTATAAGCAGCCCAGTGTGTTAAAGGG GCGCACCAATGTGTTAACTGTTACCCCTTGGTTGGCACCAATTGTCTGGGAAGGCACCTTTAATCCCTTGATTGTTGACAGCATTTACAAGCCTATGCACCTCAGCATTGCCACAACCGTCTTTGCTGTTGGCAA GTATGTGCGCTTCCTGCGTGACTTCCTAGAGACTGCCGAGAAGCATTTCATGGTGGATTTCAAAGTGCACTACTACATCTTCACTGACCGGAGGGAAGACGTGCCAGCGGTGGTCCTCGCTCCCGGTAGAAATGTAACCATCATCCCAGTCCCTGGCTCCAACCGCTGGCAGGAGATCTCCTCCAGGAGGATGGAGATGATCCAGACCACCATCGAGAACCAGATAGGCAAGGAGGCGGACTACATCTTCTGCTTGGATGTGGACACGAAGTTCCACGGACGGTGGGGGGCAGAAACATTGAGCAGGCTGGTGGCCACTATTCACCCAGGTTATTATGAGCAGACCCACGAGCACTACCCTTACGAACGCCGTCTTGCCTCGCGGGCCTACATCCCCGCGGGGGAAGGAGACTACTACTATGGAGGCGCCACCATCGCTGGCTATGTGGGGGACGTGCACAAGCTGGCAAAGTACTGCCGCGAGCAGCTGGAGGCCGATGCCGCCAACTCCATCGAGGCGACATGGCAGGAGGAAAGCCACCTGAACAGATATCTCCTTTACAACAAGCCCACTAAGATTCTGTCTCCGGAATACCTGTGGCAGGACTTCAAGGCCAAGACCAACGAGGTGCAAATAATCCGCTTCTCTCAGGTCAACAAGAACTATGCAGAGGTTCGGCCCAACGTGAAGAAAAGAAAGTAA